A window of Raineyella sp. W15-4 contains these coding sequences:
- a CDS encoding YjzC family protein, with the protein MASNANKPGTPAPKSGQYVPVGPRGGNAGSSEITAVQGKPLPPTPKSGQQWNLTDATKHKR; encoded by the coding sequence ATGGCTTCGAACGCCAACAAGCCGGGTACTCCGGCGCCCAAGTCCGGACAGTACGTCCCGGTCGGTCCTCGCGGCGGCAACGCCGGTAGCAGCGAGATCACCGCGGTCCAGGGCAAGCCGCTGCCGCCCACGCCGAAGTCCGGGCAGCAGTGGAACCTGACCGACGCGACGAAGCACAAGCGCTGA
- a CDS encoding glutamate--cysteine ligase, which yields MQIDFTGSRRATVGIEWELALVDAQTLELTPAAAPLLEALGAETDGPVRKEYLQNMIELVSAPHEHIGDAVQELAGRLAEVNRVASAQGVALMGSGCHPFSLASDQKPFATPRYDVVTERNQWWGRRMAICGIHVHVGITGKAYAMPVVNGLSRFYPFFLALSASSPFWEGEDTGYASQRTMLFQQLPTNGLPWQLTEWSQFEDFAEELIDSGMVSTPSEIRWDVRPSPRFGTVENRTADSVPTLAELGAIAALTQCLTEHVVRELDEGRELVTLEPWFVRENKWRAARYGVDAQVITSERRRRVHPLREYLFEWLERLTPVARDLGCVEELSFAAELAERGPSYLRQRTLAAGHDLHDVARQLVAETGAAAPGFSRSTAHSG from the coding sequence ATGCAGATTGACTTCACCGGTTCGCGGCGCGCCACAGTGGGCATCGAGTGGGAACTCGCTCTCGTCGACGCACAGACCCTCGAGCTGACCCCGGCCGCCGCGCCGCTGCTCGAGGCGCTCGGCGCCGAGACGGACGGACCGGTGCGCAAGGAGTACCTCCAGAACATGATCGAGCTCGTCTCGGCCCCGCACGAACACATCGGGGACGCGGTGCAGGAGCTCGCCGGGCGGCTCGCCGAGGTCAACCGGGTGGCAAGCGCCCAGGGAGTCGCGCTGATGGGCTCGGGCTGCCACCCGTTCAGCCTCGCGAGCGACCAGAAGCCGTTCGCGACGCCTCGCTACGACGTGGTGACCGAACGCAACCAGTGGTGGGGCCGCCGGATGGCGATCTGCGGGATCCACGTGCACGTGGGGATCACCGGCAAGGCGTATGCGATGCCGGTGGTCAACGGGCTGAGTCGCTTCTACCCCTTCTTCCTCGCACTGTCCGCCTCCTCCCCCTTCTGGGAGGGTGAGGACACCGGCTACGCCTCCCAGCGCACGATGCTCTTCCAGCAGCTTCCGACGAACGGTCTGCCCTGGCAGCTGACCGAGTGGTCCCAGTTCGAGGATTTCGCCGAGGAACTCATCGACAGCGGCATGGTCTCCACCCCGAGCGAGATCCGCTGGGACGTACGGCCGTCCCCGCGTTTCGGGACGGTGGAGAACCGGACGGCGGACTCGGTGCCCACTCTGGCGGAGCTGGGGGCCATCGCCGCACTCACCCAATGCCTGACCGAGCACGTTGTGCGCGAACTCGACGAGGGACGCGAACTGGTCACGCTGGAACCCTGGTTCGTACGGGAGAACAAATGGCGTGCCGCCCGCTACGGGGTGGATGCCCAGGTCATCACTTCTGAGCGGCGCCGGCGGGTCCACCCGCTGCGTGAGTACCTGTTCGAGTGGCTGGAGCGACTCACCCCGGTGGCACGCGACCTGGGGTGCGTCGAAGAACTGTCCTTCGCCGCCGAGCTGGCCGAACGCGGCCCGTCCTACCTGCGCCAGCGCACGCTTGCCGCCGGCCACGATCTGCACGACGTGGCCCGCCAGCTCGTGGCGGAGACCGGCGCCGCCGCCCCGGGGTTCTCGCGAAGTACTGCGCACTCCGGGTG